The Cryptococcus neoformans var. neoformans B-3501A chromosome 4, whole genome shotgun sequence genome has a window encoding:
- a CDS encoding hypothetical protein (HMMPfam hit to RNB, RNB-like protein, score: 449.1, E(): 4.6e-132) — MAAVKSHPPITILKRTREDQHLSQNKFLKKTARGKVINIFRERYVRDDIPCGYQDCHQCAQFPGYKPVLPRTGYLQHTKFAGNGHYLVIDTNIVLHQMDLLQSLPAQLPLIIPSTTIRETRHRSLPLYNRLQQLIQDEDRLIWVWWNEERRETATVREVDEEHGREKINDRNDRAIRQTVLFYAEHLSRLASNAPSLILLTDDAANRGLAAEQGIVAVSAREYVDGLEPAEREKLVDLVVGGVDEIEVVERRSRRIYPDYLPQDTLLAGVKTGRYHQGHFNANQYNYLEGTVNVPGLVRPVLLVGRQAMNRSVNGDVVVVEIFPETEWKAPREEVVDQDIALRDDDVEDDESGGVADKEFVKEKQERLETDDAKKNKKEILPTGRVVGIVKRNWRAYVCHLDRSSLSDSAFTSLAQQTVFATPLSRALPRIRLRTRQAPQLVDQKILVTIDNWSPTSRYPDGHFVRALGKVASKEAEQESLLLEYEVPYRPFGKAILNCLPAEGDNWVVPKKDMECLEWRDREDLRDLDICSIDPPGCQDIDDALHARRLPNGNIEAGVHIADVSHFVHPDNPMDSEAASRGTTVYLVDKRIDMLPSLLGTNLCSLRPFVERLAFSVIWELNQDAEVVDVRFVKSVISSKEAFTYEAAQLRKDDKSMNDPLTNSIRLLNHLAIKLKDARMRAGALSLSSPELKIHLASSESAEPINVEQKKLLETNSLVEEFMLLANIWVAKKIQEVFPATAVLRRHSPPPKTNFEVLQDILMKRKGITLDVSTSKALADSLDACVIAGEPEFNTLVRIMATRCMLSAEYFCSGSVSKESYGHYGLASPIYTHFTSPIRRYADVLAHRQLAAAINYTPLHPSLQSKSHVERILSTVNKRHRLAQMAGRASVEFYVSLTLKGKGTGEEIGVRRKEEAWVVRTFKNGLAVFVPKLGLEGLVTFHKELHTYDAENYTISVPSPSGEVVVAVFDKIMVDISIEKDENTQRGKVKMIMVEPVDSDTL, encoded by the exons ATGGCAGCAGTGAAGTCGCATCCCcccatcaccatcctcaagcGCACAAGAGAGGACCAGCACCTTTCTCAAAATAAATTTCTCAAGAAAACCGCAAGGGGGAAAGTCATAAACA TCTTCCGAGAAAGATATGTCCGTGATGATATCCCCTGTGGATACCAAGACTGCCATCAATGTGCACAGTTCCCAGGATACAAGCCTGTCCTCCCCAGGACCGGATATTTACAACATACAAAGTTTGCAGGGAATGGCCACTACCTCGTCATTGACACCAATATTGTGCTCCACCAG ATGGACTTGCTCCAGTCTCTCCCGGCACAACTtcccctcatcatcccttCCACCACTATCCGCGAAACTCGTCACCgttctcttcctttatACAATCGTCTTCAACAGCTTATCCAGGATGAAGATCGTCTCATCTGGGTGTGGTGGAATGAAGAGCGTCGTGAGACCGCTACTGTTCGGGAAGTAGATGAAGAGCATGGCAGGGAAAAGATCAACGATCGTAATGACCGAGCAATCCGCCAGACTGTCCTTTTTTACGCCGAGCACTTGTCCCGACTCGCGTCCAATGCCCCTTCCCTCATCTTACTCACCGATGATGCTGCCAACCGTGGGCTCGCCGCCGAGCAAGGGATTGTGGCTGTTAGTGCAAGGGAGTACGTCGATGGTCTAGAACCCGCTGAGCGAGAAAAACTTGTCGACCTCGTCGTCGGTGGTGTAGACGAAATTGAGGTTGTCGAGCGCAGAAGTCGCCGTATCTACCCCGACTATCTTCCTCAGGATACACTTCTCGCAGGTGTCAAAACGGGACGTTACCACCAAGGTCACTTTAACGCGAACCAGTACAATTACCTTGAAGGCACTGTTAACGTTCCTGGGCTTGTACGACCTGTCTTGTTGGTGGGCAGGCAAGCAATGAACAGAAGTGTCAATGGCGACGTCGTTGTGGTTGAAATCTTCCCCGAAACTGAATGGAAAGCCCCcagagaagaggttgttgaTCAAGATATAGCTTtgagggatgatgatgtggaagaCGACGAGAGTGGTGGAGTAGCCGATAAGGAATTCGTTAAGGAGAAACAGGAAAGGCTAGAGACGGACGAtgccaagaagaacaagaaggaaattcTGCCTACAGGTCGAGTCGTCGGTATTGTTAAACGTAACTGGAGAGC ATATGTATGTCACCTTGACCGTTCATCTCTTTCCGACTCGGCCTTCACTTCCCTCGCACAACAAACAGTCTTCGCCACTCCCCTCTCTCGTGCTCTTCCCCGTATCCGTCTTAGGACTCGCCAAGCTCCCCAATTGGTGGACCAAAAAATTTTAGTTACCATTGATAACTGGTCCCCCACCTCCCGTTATCCCGATGGCCACTTCGTTCGTGCGCTGGGTAAAGTTGCCTCCAAAGAAGCGGAGCAGGagtcccttctccttgagTACGAGGTTCCATATCGACCTTTTGGAAAGGCTATCTTGAACTGTCTTCCGGCCGAAGGAGACAATTGGGTCGTCCCCAAGAAGGATATGGAATGTTTGGAGTGGAGGGATAGAGAAGATTTGAGAGATTTGGATATCTGCAGTATTGATCCCCCTGGATGTCAGGATATCGATGATGCACTACATGCGAGGAGGTTGCCGAACGGTAATATCGAAGCTGGTGTCC ATATCGCCGACGTGTCACACTTTGTCCATCCCGATAATCCTATGGATTCCGAAGCTGCCTCGCGTGGTACCACTGTTTACCTCGTCGATAAGCGAATCGATatgcttccttctttgttAGGTACTAACCTTTGTTCATTGAGGCCATTTGTCGAGAGATTGGCATTTAGTGTTATTTGG GAATTGAACCAAGATGCAGAAGTTGTTGACGTAAGGTTCGTCAAGAGTGTGATCTCGTCCAAAGAGGCATTCACGTACGAAGCCGCTCAATTACGCAAGGATGATAA ATCTATGAACGACCCGCTCACAAACTCCATTCGCCTTTTGAACCACCTCGCTATCAAATTGAAAGACGCTCGCATGCGCGCCGGCGCCCTTTCCCTGTCCTCTCCCGAACTTAAAATCCACCTCGCTTCATCCGAATCCGCTGAGCCTATCAACGTCGAGCAAAAGAAGCTTCTTGAAACGAATAGTCTTGTAGAAGAGTTCATGCTGCTTGCCAATATCTGGGTCGCCAAGAAGATCCAAGAGGTTTTCCCGGCTACTGCTGTTCTGAGAAGACATTCTCCGCCACCAAAAACCAATTTCGAGGTGCTGCAGGATATCTtaatgaagagaaagggaataACGCTTGATGTGTCCACCTCCAAGGCTTTGGCCGATTCCCTCGATGCTTGTGTT ATTGCTGGAGAACCAGAATTCAACACCCTTGTGAGGATTATGGCTACACGATGCATGCTTTCGGCAGAGTATTTCTGTTCTGGAAGTGTATCCAAGGAGTCTTATGGACATTATGGTTTGGCTAGCCCCATCTACACCCATTTTACT TCCCCAATCCGCCGATATGCCGACGTCCTCGCGCACCGCCAGCTTGCTGCGGCCATCAACTATAcccctctccatccctccctTCAATCTAAATCCCATGTCGAAAGGATCTTGTCTACTGTCAACAAACGACATAGGCTTGCGCAAATGGCCGGCAGGGCGAGTGTGGAATTCTATGTCAGTTTGACTTTGAAGGGTAAGGGTACTGGCGAGGAGATTGGcgtgagaaggaaggaagaggcatGGGTCGTTAGAACATTCAAGAACGGTCTGGCGGTGTTTGTTCCCAA GCTCGGCTTGGAGGGACTTGTCACTTTCCACAAGGAATTGCACACCTATGATGCCGAAAACTACACCATCTCCgtcccttctccatctgGTGAGGTCGTTGTAGCGGTGTTTGACAAGATCATGGTAGATATCTCcatcgagaaggatgaaaacACTCAAAGGGgcaaggtgaagatgattATGGTGGAGCCTGTCGATTCCGACACTTTGTAG
- a CDS encoding hypothetical protein (Match to ESTs gb|CF187524.1|CF187524, gb|CF187418.1|CF187418; HMMPfam hit to DnaJ, DnaJ domain, score: 44.5, E(): 3e-10), translating to MALDRSATQQEVKQQYYKLALLLHPDSSHPSSSPDHFATLNKAYNLLSKQSSRSAFLKTGYGWDVSTSSGGTQTWSDSLMRAEIARRRNGGAAAWSGASRRYRDSDAGRGAWGGFDGSQGWRPYEDPSKGFSPPTSGPAEERYMSNPRFLAVVGVASAVIAWVHWHRLGYATETHRDMLDKQNIDASRALAQARYEAATHGRVRREQIRRRVREAEVLKELEKAEQGHIAVAGPPTAYPPSNRE from the exons ATGGCGTTGGATAGAAGTGCTACTCAGCAAGAGGTCAAGCAGCAAT ACTACAAACTGGCTCTCCTGCTACACCCCGATTCCTCCCACCCTTCATCGTCCCCCGATCACTTTGCAACTCTCAACAAAGCCTACAACCTGCTCTCGAAACAGTCCTCACGCTCCGCATTCCTCAAAACCGGCTACGGATGGGATGTTTCCACATCCTCTGGCGGTACCCAGACATGGTCAGATTCCCTTATGCGAGCTGAAATCGCAAGGCGGCGAAATGGAGGTGCGGCCGCGTGGAGCGGTGCGAGTAGGAGGTATAGAGATAGCGATGCAGGTAGAGGGGCTTGGGGAGGGTTTGATGGATCTCAAGGATGGAGACCGTACGAGGATCCGAGCAAGGGCTTTAGTCCTCCCACGTCAGGTCCAGCTGAGGAGAGGTACATGTCAAATCCGAGATTCCTTGCTGTCGTTGGTGTGGCT AGTGCTGTCATAGCGTGGGTGCATTGGCATAGACTAGGTTACGCAACAGAAACCCACCGCGACATGCTTGACAAGCAAAACATTGA CGCCTCGCGAGCTTTAGCACAAGCGCGTTACGAAGCAGCTACACATGGACGCGTACGACGAGAGCAAATACGACGTCGCGTTCGTGAAGCCGAGGTGTTGAAGGAGTTGGAAAAGGCAGAGCAGGGGCATATTGCTGTCGCAGGGCCGCCAACAGCTTATCCTCCTTCGAACCGGGAGTGA
- a CDS encoding hypothetical protein (Match to ESTs gb|CF189713.1|CF189713, gb|CF193859.1|CF193859; HMMPfam hit to DUF676, Putative serine esterase (DUF676), score: 111.4, E(): 2.1e-30) gives MPSRANVHLVLLIHGLWGCPAHLSVAKEELEAAWVASHSASHSAASTPRTPRTHAQVSGPAEDPVITKTLQVPTHHAEGEEQEELVIMIAGGMTSQLTYDGIDVCASRVAWEVDEKVRELESQHKQVVKFSVTGYSLGGLVARYLLGLLHSRSPSFFDTHKPISFSTLSSPHYGIPRYNTLLSTTLCWLGARIMSRSGEQLYVVDKYSEDDPRPLLEIMADPRSVFYHALEKFERLSLFAAAINDNSVPFPTAAIETVDHFAQWQDQGLVVDCDEAGMIRSWSRGEVEDDEVDGKVNGKGNEKGRKRPVKKSLGTYIGTLPPVLRYRFPFNYLIILLFPIMLPIVLCLILARQSLDTSRSKRRLQQLAQTSSSSSTPQTTAPIASSASGLSIQHLRDTIRRIERNIESEFIENADGPSLDIYNKTTPLQQVVVKVQLKDSQLRMALWLNQLPFKKYFTWWPEITNAHATAIVRDAHLFPQHERGRGMLKFWAKVMLGQATDVS, from the exons ATGCCGTCCCGCGCAAACGTCCATCTCGTGCTCCTCATACATGGTCTATGGGGCTGCCCTGCCCATTTGAGCGTCGCAAAGGAGGAACTCGAAGCGGCGTGGGTTGCCTCCCACTCCGCCTCCCACtccgccgcctccaccCCCCGCACCCCCCGCACCCACGCGCAAGTATCAGGTCCTGCAGAAGACCCGGTCATCACCAAAACACTCCAAGTGCCCACCCACCATgcagaaggggaagagcaggaaGAACTGGTGATCATGATCGCGGGCGGGATGACTTCTCAGTTGACGTATGATGGGATTGATGTTTGTGCCAGCCGGGTCGCTTGGGAG GTGGACGAAAAAGTGAGAGAATTGGAATCGCAGCACAAACAGGTCGTCAAGTTTAGTGTGACTGGGTATTCTCTGGGAGGAC TCGTCGCAAGGTACCTCCTCGgcctcctccactcccGGTCTCCCTCATTCTTCGACACCCACAAacccatctccttctccaccctctcttctccc CATTACGGTATCCCCCGCTATA ACACCCTCCTCTCGACAACCCTTTGCTGGCTCGGCGCACGTATCATGTCCCGATCGGGCGAACAGCTATACGTCGTCGACAAGTATTCAGAGGATGATCCGAGACCGCTGTTGGAGATTATGGCAGATCCCC GCTCGGTATTCTATCATGCCTTGGAAAAGTTTGAGCGTCTATCGCTCTTTGCAGCTGC GATCAACGACAACTCTgtcccctttcccaccgCCGCCATCGAAACAGTCGACCATTTCGCTCAATGGCAGGATCAGGGACTTGTCGTGGATTGTGACGAGGCGGGGATGATCCGTTCTTGGTCAAGgggagaggtggaagatgacgaggtcGATGGAAAGGTGAATGGAAAGGGGAACGAAAAGGGGAGAAAAAGACCGGTAAAGAAGAGTCTGGGAACGTATATCGGTACGTTACCCCCTGTTTTGAGGTACCGCTTCCCATTCAACTAT CTTATCATACTCCTTTTCCCAATCATGCTGCCTATCGTACTATGCCTCAT TTTGGCCCGCCAATCACTCGATACTTCTCGATC TAAACGCCGCCTCCAACAACTCGCCCaaacatcctcatcctcctccaccccccAAACCACCGCCCCCATCGCATCGTCCGCTTCCGGCCTATCGATCCAACACCTCAGAGACACGATCCGGCGCATCGAACGCAATATCGAATCGGAATTCATCGAAAACGCGGACGGTCCCTCGCTCGATATCTACAACAAAACCACACCCTTGCAGCAAGTCGTCGTCAAAGTCCAGCTGAAAGATAGTCAATTGCGCATGGCACTCTGGCTGAACCAGTTGCCGTTCAAAAAGTACTTTACGTGGTGGCCAGAGATTACCAATGCACATGCGACTGCCATTGTCAG GGATGCTCACCTGTTCCCTCAAcatgaaagaggaagaggaatgcTCAAATTCTGGGCCAAAGTCATGCTTGGACAAGCTACCGATGTTTCATAA
- a CDS encoding hypothetical protein (Match to ESTs gb|CF189713.1|CF189713, gb|CF193859.1|CF193859; HMMPfam hit to DUF676, Putative serine esterase (DUF676), score: 100.7, E(): 3.7e-27) produces the protein MPSRANVHLVLLIHGLWGCPAHLSVAKEELEAAWVASHSASHSAASTPRTPRTHAQVSGPAEDPVITKTLQVPTHHAEGEEQEELVIMIAGGMTSQLTYDGIDVCASRVAWEVDEKVRELESQHKQVVKFSVTGYSLGGLVARYLLGLLHSRSPSFFDTHKPISFSTLSSPHYGIPRYSESLFSAPPPVIYSMSKDTLLSTTLCWLGARIMSRSGEQLYVVDKYSEDDPRPLLEIMADPRSVFYHALEKFERLSLFAAAINDNSVPFPTAAIETVDHFAQWQDQGLVVDCDEAGMIRSWSRGEVEDDEVDGKVNGKGNEKGRKRPVKKSLGTYIGTLPPVLRYRFPFNYLIILLFPIMLPIVLCLILARQSLDTSRSKRRLQQLAQTSSSSSTPQTTAPIASSASGLSIQHLRDTIRRIERNIESEFIENADGPSLDIYNKTTPLQQVVVKVQLKDSQLRMALWLNQLPFKKYFTWWPEITNAHATAIVRDAHLFPQHERGRGMLKFWAKVMLGQATDVS, from the exons ATGCCGTCCCGCGCAAACGTCCATCTCGTGCTCCTCATACATGGTCTATGGGGCTGCCCTGCCCATTTGAGCGTCGCAAAGGAGGAACTCGAAGCGGCGTGGGTTGCCTCCCACTCCGCCTCCCACtccgccgcctccaccCCCCGCACCCCCCGCACCCACGCGCAAGTATCAGGTCCTGCAGAAGACCCGGTCATCACCAAAACACTCCAAGTGCCCACCCACCATgcagaaggggaagagcaggaaGAACTGGTGATCATGATCGCGGGCGGGATGACTTCTCAGTTGACGTATGATGGGATTGATGTTTGTGCCAGCCGGGTCGCTTGGGAG GTGGACGAAAAAGTGAGAGAATTGGAATCGCAGCACAAACAGGTCGTCAAGTTTAGTGTGACTGGGTATTCTCTGGGAGGAC TCGTCGCAAGGTACCTCCTCGgcctcctccactcccGGTCTCCCTCATTCTTCGACACCCACAAacccatctccttctccaccctctcttctccc CATTACGGTATCCCCCGCTATAGTGAGTCGCTCTTCTCCGCCCCCCCCCCGGTTATTTACTCAATGTCAAAAGACACCCTCCTCTCGACAACCCTTTGCTGGCTCGGCGCACGTATCATGTCCCGATCGGGCGAACAGCTATACGTCGTCGACAAGTATTCAGAGGATGATCCGAGACCGCTGTTGGAGATTATGGCAGATCCCC GCTCGGTATTCTATCATGCCTTGGAAAAGTTTGAGCGTCTATCGCTCTTTGCAGCTGC GATCAACGACAACTCTgtcccctttcccaccgCCGCCATCGAAACAGTCGACCATTTCGCTCAATGGCAGGATCAGGGACTTGTCGTGGATTGTGACGAGGCGGGGATGATCCGTTCTTGGTCAAGgggagaggtggaagatgacgaggtcGATGGAAAGGTGAATGGAAAGGGGAACGAAAAGGGGAGAAAAAGACCGGTAAAGAAGAGTCTGGGAACGTATATCGGTACGTTACCCCCTGTTTTGAGGTACCGCTTCCCATTCAACTAT CTTATCATACTCCTTTTCCCAATCATGCTGCCTATCGTACTATGCCTCAT TTTGGCCCGCCAATCACTCGATACTTCTCGATC TAAACGCCGCCTCCAACAACTCGCCCaaacatcctcatcctcctccaccccccAAACCACCGCCCCCATCGCATCGTCCGCTTCCGGCCTATCGATCCAACACCTCAGAGACACGATCCGGCGCATCGAACGCAATATCGAATCGGAATTCATCGAAAACGCGGACGGTCCCTCGCTCGATATCTACAACAAAACCACACCCTTGCAGCAAGTCGTCGTCAAAGTCCAGCTGAAAGATAGTCAATTGCGCATGGCACTCTGGCTGAACCAGTTGCCGTTCAAAAAGTACTTTACGTGGTGGCCAGAGATTACCAATGCACATGCGACTGCCATTGTCAG GGATGCTCACCTGTTCCCTCAAcatgaaagaggaagaggaatgcTCAAATTCTGGGCCAAAGTCATGCTTGGACAAGCTACCGATGTTTCATAA
- a CDS encoding hypothetical protein (Match to EST gb|CF183592.1|CF183592), whose product MSAPVDLKKPQEPQTETQAQKGLSDDALTKYTSAGQALADVLKKLVPQIAPGKKVLDLCIEGDKLVADAVAPLWNKPKNGVKVGKGSAFPTSVSVNNVVSHVSPLPSDPEIELKDGDVVKIMLGIHLDGYPVTHAETIHLSAKTDGLAADVIRAAYDAAQLAMRTLKAGAKNWDVTDVVDRATKSYDCVPVEGMLSCQHEKNVTDGKKRVLLNPSPELRRDHETATFEEGEVYGVDVLVVTGTNGKAKADPSRTSIYKRGDTNYQLKMKTSRAVFSEIQKKAGAFPFTLRALDDEKRARMGVQEAVSHGLLKPYDIVQTAPGTLVAEFFFTIALLPGGPLLLSPTPAWYSPDKVSSSKSLQDEELKNLIAQPLRAPKKKKKAAKEAEA is encoded by the exons ATGTCCGCCCCCGTCGACCTCAAGAAGCCGCAGGAGCCGCAGACGGAGACGCAGGCCCAGAAGGGCCTCTCCGACGACGC CCTCACAAAGTACACCTCGGCAGGCCAGGCCCTCGCCGACGTCCTCAAGAAGCTCGTCCCCCAGATCGCCCCCGGGAAAAAGGTCCTCGACCTCTGTATCGA GGGCGACAAACTCGTCGCCGACGCCGTGGCGCCGCTGTGGAACAAGCCCAAGAACGGCGTCAAGGTCGGCAAGG GCTCCGCCTTCCCCACCTCCGTCTCCGTCAACAATGTCGTCTCCCACGTctcccccctcccctccgACCCCGAGATCGAGCTCAAGGACGGCGACGTCGTCAAGATCATGCTCGGCATCCACCTCGACGGCTACCCCGTCACCCACGCCGAGACCATCCACCTCTCCGCCAAGACCGACGGGCTCGCCGCCGACGTCATCAGGGCCGCCTACGATGCCGCCCAGCTCGCTATGCGCACCCTGAAAGCCGGCGCCAAGAACTGGGACGTCACCGACGTCGTCGACAGGGCCACCAAGTCTTATGACTGTGTCCCCGTGGAGGGCATGCTCTCCTGCCAGCACGAGAAGAATGTGACGGACGGTAAGAAGCGGGTGCTGCTCAACCCGTCCCCAGAGCTCAGGAGGGACCACGAGACTGCTACCTttgaggagggcgaggttTACGGTGTCGACGTCTTGGTCGTCACCGGTACCAACGGCAAG GCCAAGGCGGACCCGTCCCGAACATCCATCTACAAGCGAGGCGACACCAACTACCAGCTCAAGATGAAGACTTCCCGAGCCGTCTTTTCCGAGATTCAAAAAAAGGCCGGCGCCTTTCCTTTTACCCTCCGAGCGCTTGATGACGAGAAGAGGGCAAGGATGGGTGTCCAGGAGGCTGTTTCTCATG GCCTTTTGAAACCATATGACATTGTCCAGACTGCGCCCGGTACCCTCGTCGCCgagttcttcttcacca TCGCCCTCCTTCCCGGTGGTCCTCTTCTCTTGTCCCCCACCCCCGCCTGGTACTCTCC TGACAAggtttcctcttccaaatccttgcaagatgaagagctcAAGAACCTCATTGCCCAGCCCCTGCGTGcgcccaagaagaagaagaaggctgccAAGGAGGCCGAGGCGTAA
- a CDS encoding hypothetical protein (HMMPfam hit to Amidohydro_1, Amidohydrolase family, score: 69.1, E(): 1.1e-17): protein MPSQTILAPQAILPGDLCPQPATIVFDTDSGTITSVTLGIHQPEHGKADVWEIEDGKILLPGLIDTHVHLNQPGRTAWEGFRTGTLAAISGGITTLIDMPLNSIPPTTTLSALATKQACAKEVGVSCDVGFWGGIVPGNEGELRGLWEAGVKGFKCFLIESGVEEFPCVGEQDIIKACDALKGTNALIMFHAELDAPSSDAGHATGHADPSEYSTFLQSRPQQWEISALQLILRIARSYPDLRFHIVHLSASDAIPILQSALGTGKGKGKDTGAGTGKDTGKDTDTENPTLENLTVETCFHYLCLCDTDIPPNGTQFKCCPPIRDESNRVKLIEALLDGTIHYVVSDHSPCVPELKKGDFMSAWGGVSGLGLGLSLLWTELGAGGRVELGRIVEWMGPVQARQVGLQGKKGVIQTGAAADFVVFDPDATFEVTLETLRFKNKVSPYIGKRLTGRVEKTYLGGALVWEHGAGAGDAARGGFV from the exons ATGCCGTCACAAACAATCCTCGCACCGCAAGCCATCCTCCCGGGCGACCTCTGCCCCCAGCCTGCGACGATCGTATTCGATACCGATTCCGGGACGATCACCTCTGTCACGCTCGGTATCCACCAACCAGAACACGGAAAAGCAGATGTATgggagattgaagatggaaaaatCTTGCTTCCCGGTCTTATCGA CACCCACGTCCACCTGAACCAACCGGGTCGTACGGCGTGGGAAGGGTTCCGTACCGGCACACTCGCCGCCATCTCGGGCGGCATCACCACGCTCATCGACATGCCGCTCAACTCTATCCCGCCTACCACCACGCTCTCCGCGCTCGCTACTAAACAGGCATGCGCGAAAGAGGTCGGGGTGAGCTGCGATGTGGGGTTCTGGGGCGGGATCGTCCCCGGGAACGAGGGAGAGCTGAGGGGGCTTTGGGAAGCCGGGGTCAAGGGGTTTAAATGTTTCTTGATCGAATCGGGTGTCGAG GAGTTTCCGTGTGTCGGGGAACAGGATATCATCAAAGCATGCGACGCGTTAAAA GGCACCAACGCTTTGATCATGTTCCACGCCGAACTCGACGCCCCATCCAGCGACGCCGGCCACGCCACCGGCCACGCCGACCCATCGGAATACTCTACATTCCTCCAATCCCGTCCTCAACAATGGGAAATCTCTGCTCTGCAGCTGATCCTCCGCATCGCCAGATCGTACCCCGACTTACGATTCCACATCGTCCACCTCTCCGCTTCCGATGCCATCCCCATTCTCCAATCTGCCTTGGGTACtggcaaaggcaaaggcaaagacACTGGCGCTGGTACTGGCAAAGACACTGGCAAAGACACTGACACTGAAAATCCAACACTAGAGAATCTAACAGTAGAGACATGTTTCCACTACCTCTGCCTTTGCGACACGGACATTCCGCCAAACGGCACGCAGTTCAAATGCTGCCCGCCTATCCGGGACGAATCGAACCGCGTAAAACTCATCGAGGCGCTGCTGGACGGGACGATCCACTACGTCGTATCGGACCACTCGCCCTGTGTGCCGGAactgaagaagggggaTTTCATGTCCGCGTGGGGGGGCGTGTCCGGCCTCGGCCTGGGTCTCTCGCTGCTGTGGACGGAGCTGGGGGCCGGCGGGCGGGTCGAGCTGGGCCGGATCGTCGAGTGGATGGGGCCGGTGCAGGCGAGGCAGGTGGGCCtgcaggggaagaagggcgtGATACAAACGGGTGCAGCGGCGGACTTTGTGGTGTTTGACCCGGATGCGACGTTTGAGGTGACGCTG GAGACGCTGCGGTTCAAGAACAAGGTGTCGCCGTACATCGGGAAGCGGCTCACGGGGCgggtggagaagacgtACCTCGGGGGCGCGCTGGTGTGGGAGCAcggggcgggggcgggggacGCCGCGCGGGGGGGGTTTGTGTAG
- a CDS encoding hypothetical protein (Match to ESTs gb|CF188178.1|CF188178, gb|CF185284.1|CF185284): protein MALTFTIFGGGGKVAKHFTKLAVTAGHKVHSVIKDDGHASELDSLGATTHILSLHAATPSTISSLFRQTKPDVVLFSAGAGGKPPGADEIDHKGAVKVFDAMEQAGVKRLVLVGALDVRSRDKGWPEWYNEEDKKASDKVWGSIGSYMQAKLDAELNLHTRSKIDYTVIRPGTLTTEPAGGAVMGRTHLAHTSRELVAQTALAIATNPSTIGFTMDVMDGDAKIEDELEKVVKEKLDAWTG from the exons ATGGCACTCACGTTCACAAtctttggaggaggcggaaAAGTCGCAAAGCATTTCACCAAACTCGCCGTCACCGCGGGCCACAAAGTCCACTCGGTCATCAAAGACGATGGCCATGCGTCTGAACTCGACTCTCTCGGGGCTACCACccacatcctctccctccacGCCGCCACCCCGTCTACCatatcttctctcttccgccAGACCAAACCGGACGTAGTCCTCTTCTCAGCGGGAGCCGGCGGGAAACCACCAGGTGCGGATGAGATTGATCATAAAGGCGCGGTCAAGGTGTTTGACGCGATGGAACAAGCGGGGGTGAAGAGGCTGGTGCTCGTAGGGGCGCTGGATGTGCGGAGTAGGGACAAGGGCTGGCCAGAGTGGTATAACGAGGAGGATAAGAAGGCGAGTGATAAAGTCTGGGGATCGATTGGGTCTT ATATGCAAGCCAAGCTCGACGCCGAACTCAATCTCCACACCCGCAGCAAGATCGATTATACCGTCATTCGACCGGGGACCTTGACGACAGAGCCGGCTGGGGGTGCAGTGATGGGCAGAACGCATTTGGCGCATACTTC ACGAGAACTCGTTGCCCAGACAGCCCTCGCTATTGCCACCAacccctccaccatcgGGTTCACCATGGACGTCATGGACGGCGACGCGAAAATCGAAGACGAGTTGGAAAAGGTTGTAAAGGAAAAGCTTGACGCTTGGACCGGTTGA